A single region of the Drosophila miranda strain MSH22 chromosome 2, D.miranda_PacBio2.1, whole genome shotgun sequence genome encodes:
- the LOC108154086 gene encoding uncharacterized protein LOC108154086 — protein MYPSGSGVFLYLISPTDPLPKTICRTCLHRVEQHYSLLMRLTRMREERKIQFFEYKSRREMANSSISSVEGSDEEDNLAEPADKTNGRPGKQTSESIRSKNTVIAHRNNNETHDESGSGSRIRDGKGSGNSGTGHTTPTLT, from the exons atgtaccctagTGGAAGCGGGGTATTTCTCTATTTG aTTTCACCGACTGATCCGTTGCCAAAAACCATTTGTAGAACATGCTTACATCGTGTAGAGCAACATTATTCTCTTTTAATGCGGCTTACACGAATGCGAGAGGAGCgaaaaattcaattttttGAGTACAAGTCACGCAGAGAAATG GCAAATTCATCAATATCCAGCGTGGAAGGCTCTGATGAGGAAGATAACTTAGCAGAACCCGCAGACAAAACAAATGGCCGACCTGGAAAACAGACCTCCGAGTCCATTCGATCAAAAAATACGGTCATAGCTCATCGAAACAATAATGAAACCCACGATGAGAGTGGGTCTGGTTCAAGGATTAGAGACGGTAAAGGGTCTGGAAACAGTGGGACAGGACATACCACTCCAACATTAACGTAA
- the LOC108154084 gene encoding zinc finger protein 830 — protein MNSTLRNRSKKNQCDSLKPLGKVDSPLAKYNASGILTCIICRIAIKPSVWKVHVNSKQHKLNVDLTKKNTIKILSPNKLSQQLLSTANSSTYNDKTPRKSEHSDSRICETLPGKFFDLEKSNQFHQADPNEDEEWIRFQREIKMAATVSSTIVAEEQENINIKRQLKEIDEQIDNWKRFIKINDQKNSLINKERKVNKQVLVQSDSSSSDEEYSFDDLYDWRTKNMHS, from the exons ATGAATAGCACACTACGGAACAGGAGCAAGAAAAATCAATGCGATTCTTTAAAACCTCTCGGCAAAGTAGATTCACCCCTAGCAAA ATACAACGCCTCAGGAATCTTAACATGCATAATATGCCGGATTGCTATTAAGCCAAGTGTCTGGAAGGTGCATGTTAACTCCAAACAGCACAAATTAAATGTGGATTTAACCAAGAAAAATACGATTAAAATATTATCCCCCAACAAATTATCTCAGCAGTTACTTTCAACCGCAAATAGTAGTACATACAACGATAAAACCCCTCGAAAAAGTGAACATTCTGATTCTAGGATATGTGAAACATTACCTGGCAAGTTTTTTGATTTGGAGAAGTCAAATCAGTTTCACCAAGCTGATCCAAACGAAGATGAAGAGTGGATACGCTTTCAGCGAGAAATTAAAATGGCTGCTACCGTTTCTAGTACTATTGTGGCTGAAGAGCAAgaaaatattaatattaaaaGACAACTAAAAGAAATTGATGAACAGATTGACAATTGGAAACGatttataaaaataaatgatcAGAAAAATAGTCTAATTAATAAGGAACGCAAAGTCAACAAACAAGTTTTAGTACAGTCTGATTCAAGTTCAAGTGACGAAGAATACAGTTTTGATGACTTGTACGACTGGAGAACTAAAAACATGCATTCATAA
- the LOC108154081 gene encoding transforming growth factor beta regulator 1 has translation MKSLSKPVQPVMHFNYKRKYDRLKRCIKLYILENSCLTDEICHLQSELAATRYQRIYLIKRLMFYEGLEKAHKEPNCVSNGKLESNDNFLRALNKNKQSVSYPREINKDTQNGSTAQLKKSFPINLNNLLLHSLGDISGNLNFHNECWIYPVGYVATRIYAHPKDPYKKCVYTCKILNNAGVPQFQIIPDNDLDGVYFGETPNMCHAELLNNIQRYANKRVKIPFDVQGESFFGLSNPKIQSLLRLDPGFHRCFNFKGYKNIQNPTSLNNAGLSFETLQTFLT, from the exons ATGAAATCTCTTTCAAAACCAGTTCAACCAGTCATGCATTTTAATTATAAACGAAAATACGACAGATTGAAACGGTGTATTAAATTGTACATACTG gaAAACTCGTGCCTCACTGATGAAATTTGCCATCTACAGTCTGAATTAGCTGCTACTCGATATCAAAGGATTTACCTAATTAAGCGACTAATGTTTTACGAAGGTTTAGAAAAGGCCCATAAAGAACCGAACTGCGTTTCAAATGGAAAGCTCGAATCCAATGATAATTTTTTAAGAGCTTTgaacaaaaataaacaaagtGTTTCATATCCAAGGGAAATAAACAAGGATACTCAAAATGGTTCTACGGCACAACTAAAAAAGTCTTTTccaattaatttaaataatttgttGCTACACTCATTAGGCGATATATCAGGGAATTTAAATTTCCATAATGAGTGTTGGATATATCCAGTTGGTTATGTGGCAACACGAATTTATGCCCATCCAAAGGATCCATACAAAAAGTGTGTATACACTTGTAAAATCTTAAACAACGCTGGAGTTCCTCAGTTTCAAATAATCCCTGATAATGATTTGGATGGTGTGTATTTTGGAGAAACCCCTAATATGTGTCATGCTGAACTTTTGAATAACATTCAGCGGTATGCTAATAAAAGAGTAAAAATACCATTTGATGTGCAGGGAGAATCTTTTTTTGGCTTATCGAATCCAAAAATTCAATCACTTTTAAGACTAGACCCGGGATTTCATCGCTGCTTTAATTTTAAAGGGTATAAGAATATACAGAATCCAACATCATTAAATAATGCAGGCTTATCATTTGAGACACTTCAAACATTTTTAACTTGA